GGCCGGTGATTTCGGCTTGTCGCTGGCGGTGCGGTGATGCTCGCGCAGCAGTGGCGCGACGCCCGACCCAAGGTGGCCGGGTTGCACCTGGACAGTGGGGCATGCTCACGGCAGAGCTTCGCGGTGATCGACGCGACCACCGCGCACGCCCGTCACGAGGCCGAGGTGGGCGGCTACGTGGCCGCCGACGCCGCCGCACCGGTGCTCGAAGCCGGACGGGCTGCGGTCGCGTCGCTCGTCGGGTTCGAACCCGCGGATGTGGTGTACACCAGTGGATCCAACCACTCCATCGATCTGCTGTTGTCGAGCTGGCCGGGCGAGCGCACGCTCGCCTGCCTGCCTGGCGAGTACGGCCCCAACCTCGCTGCCATGGCGGCCAATGATTTTCAGGTGTCTGCCCTGCCGGTTGACGAGGACGGACGTGTCCTCGTCGACGACGCGCTGCGCCAGTTGGAGGCCGATCCCGTTGCGCTCGTGCACCTCACGGCGTTGGCGAGCCACCGCGGAATCGCGCAACCGGCCGCCGAACTCGTCGCGGCGTGTCACCGTGTCGGTGTGCCGGTGGTGATCGACGCCGCGCAGGCGCTGGGACATCTGGACTGCAACGTCGGCGCCGACGTGGTGTACTCGTCGTCACGCAAGTGGTTGGCCGGCCCGCGCGGTGTCGGCATGCTCGCGGTCCGGCCCGAACTCGCCGAACGCCTGCAACCACGGATTCCTCCGGCAGACTGGGGAATTCCGATGAGCCCGCTGGAGAAGCTCGAGCACGGTGAGCACAACGCGGCGGCACGTGTGGGGTTCTCGGTCGCCGTCGGTGAGCATCTCGCGGCCGGACCGGCCGCGGTGCGGGAGCGGCTCGCCGAGGTGGGTCGCGTCTCGCGGCAGGTGCTCGCCGATGTCGACGGCTGGCGCGTGGTCGAGGCTGTCGGCGAACCCACGGCGATCACCACCCTTGAGCCGCTTGACGGCGCCGACCCGGCCGCTGTCAGGTCCTGGCTGATCGAGGAGCGGGGTATCGTCACGACGGCGTGTGAGCTCGCGCGGGCGCCGTTCGAGATGCACAAGCCGGTGCTTCGGATCTCCCCACACGTCGACGCCACCGTCGAGGACCTGGAGCAGTTCGCGGCGGCGTTGCGTGAGGCGCCCTAGTTCCGCATCAGGGCGAGCGCTGCCCGCCGCGCACGTGTGGCCGGTTCGGGCGTTCCGAAGATCGCCGAGTTGACGATCGCGCCCTCGGCGAGAAGTGCAAGGTGCTCGGCCAACTCGGCGGGATGGCCCGCGGTGTCGACGAGGCCGGCGAGGTAGGCGTGGAACTCTCGCTTGTGGTGGCGGGCCTGCTCGGCGACCGCGG
This genomic window from Mycolicibacterium goodii contains:
- the egtE gene encoding ergothioneine biosynthesis PLP-dependent enzyme EgtE — encoded protein: MMLAQQWRDARPKVAGLHLDSGACSRQSFAVIDATTAHARHEAEVGGYVAADAAAPVLEAGRAAVASLVGFEPADVVYTSGSNHSIDLLLSSWPGERTLACLPGEYGPNLAAMAANDFQVSALPVDEDGRVLVDDALRQLEADPVALVHLTALASHRGIAQPAAELVAACHRVGVPVVIDAAQALGHLDCNVGADVVYSSSRKWLAGPRGVGMLAVRPELAERLQPRIPPADWGIPMSPLEKLEHGEHNAAARVGFSVAVGEHLAAGPAAVRERLAEVGRVSRQVLADVDGWRVVEAVGEPTAITTLEPLDGADPAAVRSWLIEERGIVTTACELARAPFEMHKPVLRISPHVDATVEDLEQFAAALREAP